From the Anabas testudineus chromosome 23, fAnaTes1.2, whole genome shotgun sequence genome, one window contains:
- the LOC113162850 gene encoding C-type mannose receptor 2-like: MMIPVVFMLCSGFFHFTLASNRLRFFSFLQNDVQWITGKNGCITMNRSLVTLYDEDDAYFVHKFTESQLGDNKRSWLGLHMSQHNVSTWSSSGHFTSSLPDVDVTNGQQICEAIENNTRKGFNCSDRKPFMCYRGSNYTMIEKETKNWCQAQHYCRKHFTDLVNVSNETQNDVIEKGKNESFWIGVMHDEWEWEDKSCSTYRKWSDNKHNVNSEETCTQELNLKLYKNKCENCSPMLCSTGTVRIKVIKENLTWEQAFDYCKANHSRLLQIEDAKDQEAVEQWLNISNAGDTFWIGLRQSRLFGFWIWSDKTVAYNNWKNSTIPQMPMSNNCGVIKKDNQTWSWSDENCFLPFPFLCEEEISYMKYKGYQ, from the exons GATTCTTTCACTTTACACTTGCATCAAATCGTCTAcgatttttcagttttttgcaGAATGACGTTCAATGGATTACAGGAAAGAATGGATGTATTACGATGAATAGATCACTTGTAACTCTGTATGATGAAGACGATGCCTATTTTGTACACAAGTTTACAGAATCGCAACTTGGCGACAACAAACGAAGTTGGCTTGGCCTACATATGAGTCAACACAATGTTTCCACTTGGTCCAGTAGTGGCCATTTCACATCCAGTTTGCCAGATGTAGATGTAACAAATGGGCAGCAAATATGTGAAGCCATTGAAAACAACACAAGGAAAGGTTTTAACTGTTCAGACAGAAAACCTTTCATGTGCTACAGGG gtaGTAATTACACCATGAttgaaaaagagacaaagaactGGTGTCAGGCACAACACTACTGCAGAAAACACTTCACTGACTTAGTCAACGTCAgtaatgaaacacaaaatgatgtgattgaaaaaggaaagaatgaatCCTTTTGGATTGGAGTAATGCATGATGAGTGGGAGTGGGAGGACAAAAGTTGTTCAACATACAGAAAATGGAGTGATAACAAACACAATGTCAATTCTGAAGAGACGTGCACACAAGAGCTCAACCtgaaactgtataaaaacaagTGTGAAAATTGTTCTCCAATGCTATGCTCCACAG GTACTGTGAGAATCAAAGTCATCAAAGAAAACCTAACTTGGGAACAGGCTTTTGATTACTGCAAGGCCAACCACTCACGCCTGCTGCAAATTGAGGATGCAAAAGATCAGGAAGCTGTTGAACAATGGCTAAATATCAGTAATGCTGGTGATACATTCTGGATCGGACTGAGGCAGAGTCGTCTCTTTGGATTCTGGATTTGGAGTGACAAAACAGTGGCCTACAACAACTGGAAGAACAGCACGATTCCTCAGATGCCTATGTCTAACAACTGTGGTGTCATCAAAAAAGACAACCAGACATGGAGTTGGAGTGATGAAAACTGTTTTCTCCCTTTCCCCTTTCTTTGTGAGGAGGAGATTTCATACATGAAATACAAAGGCTATCAATAA